In one Pseudomonas sp. 31-12 genomic region, the following are encoded:
- the cyoB gene encoding cytochrome o ubiquinol oxidase subunit I has protein sequence MFGKLSWEAVPFHEPIVMITIAMIALGGLALFAAITYFKKWTYLWTEWLTSVDHKKIGVMYIIVAMVMLLRGFADAIMMRTQLAMATEGSPGYLPPEHYDQIFTAHGVIMIIFMAMPFFTGLMNLAVPLQIGARDVAYPFLNSLSFWLLVSGVVLINLSLGVGEFAKTGWVAYPPLSGLQYSPGVGMDYYIWALQLSGLGTTLTGVNFLATVLKMRTPGMKLMDMPIFTWTCTWANVLIVASFPILTATLALLTLDRYMDFHIFTNELGGNPMMYVNLFWAWGHPEVYILILPAFGIFSEVISTFTGKRLFGHHSMVYASGAISILGFMVWLHHFFTMGSGASVNAFFGLATMLISIPTGVKLFNWLFTIYQGRLRFTSQVLWTLGFMVTFAIGGMTGVLLAIPGADFVLHNSLFVIAHFHNVIIGGAVFGYIAGFAFYFPKAFGFKLHEGWGKAAFWFWISGFFVAFMPLYALGFMGMTRRLNATTNPEWVPYLYVAMFGAVMIAVGIACQLIQLYVSVRDRNKPENMCEHGDPWNAHTLEWSTSSPPPFYNFAVLPKAETIDPFTEAKENGTAYQAPAKYEPIHMPNNTATGVVMGALLTVFGFAMIWHIWWLAIVGLVGTVVYFVIHAARDDQGYMVPVETIERIEAEQHKRLVAAGKIPATATRVETSLEQA, from the coding sequence ATGTTTGGTAAATTAAGTTGGGAAGCGGTCCCGTTCCACGAACCGATCGTGATGATTACCATCGCCATGATCGCGCTCGGCGGTCTGGCGCTGTTCGCTGCAATCACCTACTTCAAGAAGTGGACTTATTTGTGGACCGAGTGGCTGACCTCGGTCGACCACAAGAAAATCGGCGTGATGTACATCATCGTCGCCATGGTCATGCTGCTGCGCGGTTTTGCCGACGCCATCATGATGCGTACCCAGCTGGCCATGGCCACCGAGGGTTCGCCTGGCTACCTGCCACCTGAACACTATGACCAGATCTTCACCGCTCACGGTGTGATCATGATCATCTTCATGGCGATGCCATTCTTCACCGGCCTGATGAACCTTGCAGTGCCGCTGCAGATCGGCGCGCGTGACGTTGCCTATCCGTTCCTGAACTCCTTGAGCTTCTGGCTGCTGGTATCGGGCGTGGTGCTGATCAACCTGTCCCTGGGCGTCGGCGAATTCGCCAAGACCGGCTGGGTTGCCTATCCGCCGCTGTCGGGCCTGCAATACAGCCCTGGCGTGGGGATGGATTACTACATCTGGGCGCTACAGCTATCCGGGTTAGGTACGACGCTGACGGGGGTCAACTTCCTGGCCACCGTGCTGAAGATGCGTACCCCTGGCATGAAGCTGATGGACATGCCGATCTTCACTTGGACCTGCACCTGGGCCAACGTCCTGATCGTGGCTTCGTTCCCTATCCTGACCGCTACCCTGGCACTGCTGACGCTTGACCGTTACATGGATTTCCACATTTTCACCAATGAACTTGGTGGCAATCCGATGATGTACGTCAACCTGTTCTGGGCCTGGGGTCACCCTGAGGTTTACATCCTGATTCTGCCGGCGTTCGGGATCTTCTCCGAAGTCATCTCGACCTTCACCGGCAAGCGTCTGTTCGGCCACCACTCGATGGTCTACGCATCGGGCGCGATCTCGATCCTGGGCTTCATGGTCTGGCTGCACCACTTCTTCACCATGGGTTCGGGTGCCAGCGTCAACGCCTTCTTCGGTCTGGCGACGATGCTGATTTCGATCCCGACGGGTGTGAAGCTATTCAACTGGCTGTTCACCATTTACCAAGGCCGTCTGCGTTTCACCAGCCAGGTTCTGTGGACCCTGGGCTTCATGGTGACTTTCGCCATCGGCGGCATGACCGGCGTATTGCTGGCCATCCCGGGTGCTGACTTCGTCCTGCACAACAGCCTGTTCGTGATCGCTCACTTCCACAACGTGATCATCGGCGGCGCGGTATTCGGCTACATCGCCGGCTTCGCTTTCTACTTCCCTAAAGCGTTCGGCTTCAAGCTGCACGAAGGTTGGGGCAAGGCAGCGTTCTGGTTCTGGATCTCGGGCTTCTTTGTCGCGTTCATGCCGCTCTATGCACTGGGCTTCATGGGCATGACCCGTCGTCTGAACGCCACCACCAACCCTGAGTGGGTGCCGTACCTGTACGTCGCCATGTTCGGTGCGGTGATGATCGCTGTGGGTATCGCTTGCCAGCTGATCCAGCTCTACGTGAGTGTGCGTGATCGCAACAAGCCGGAAAACATGTGCGAACACGGCGACCCGTGGAATGCCCACACGCTGGAATGGTCGACCTCGTCGCCACCACCGTTCTACAACTTCGCTGTGCTGCCAAAAGCCGAAACCATCGACCCGTTCACCGAAGCCAAGGAAAACGGTACCGCGTACCAGGCTCCGGCCAAGTACGAGCCGATCCACATGCCAAACAACACCGCGACCGGTGTGGTCATGGGCGCTCTGTTGACTGTGTTCGGTTTCGCGATGATCTGGCACATCTGGTGGCTGGCCATCGTTGGCCTGGTTGGCACCGTGGTCTACTTCGTGATCCACGCTGCACGTGATGACCAAGGCTACATGGTGCCGGTCGAGACAATCGAACGCATCGAAGCCGAGCAGCACAAGCGTCTGGTAGCGGCCGGGAAAATCCCAGCCACCGCCACCCGTGTTGAAACCTCGTTGGAACAGGCTTAA